The Oryzihumus leptocrescens sequence GAGGACCACGACCGGCCGGTCCGCGAAGACCCCGCACCGGCGCATCGCGGCGGCGAAGTGCCCGGGGTCGGGCAGCGGGTGGCGCCCCGCGGCGGGAGGGGCGGCCAGGTCGGCGTCGAGGTCGACGAAGGCAGCCCCGGGGAGGTGCCCGCGCAGGAACTCCTCGCGCCCTGAAGGCCCTTCGCGGCTGTAGCGCACGTCCAGCACGCTGACCTCGCCGAGCCGGGAGGCCAGGTCCGCTGCGGTGATCAGCTCGTCCATGCCGCGGATCATGCCAAAGCGGCCGGCATCCGGGCGGTCCTACGCCGCCACCACCGCCAGGTCTCGTCGACACCCCAGACCAGCACCGGGAACGGCAGGAGCAGCAGGAGCAGCCACGGTTGCGGGATGGCCGTGCCGAACACGCGCTGCAGCGCCGGCACGGCCACTACGGCGGACGCGAAGGCCAGCTCGAAGGCGATGCCCCACAGCAGCAGCCGGTTGCTGGTGAACCCGACCTGGCGCAACGAGGAGTGCTGGGTGCGTGCGGCCACAGCGGTGCCGACCTGGCAGGCCACGATGCCGAGGAAGGTCATCGTGGTCGCCTGCAGCCACACGTGGTGCAGCCGCCCGGAGTCGACATCGGCGCCGAGGGTCCAGCCCCCGTGCAGCAGCGTGACCAGGAAGACGCTGGTCACCAGGACCGCCGAGACCCCGCCGAGCAGGCCCCAGGCCCGGGCCAGCATCGGGCCGTCGATGACGTTCTGCCCGCGTCGCCGCGGGGCCCGGTCCATCAGGCCCGGCTCGGCCGGCTCGCGGCCCAGGGCGAGGGCGGGCAGCGTCTCGGTGCCCAGGTCGATGGCCAGGATCTGCATCACCGTCAGCGGCAACGGGATCCGGCCGCCGGAGAGGGCGTAGACCAGGAACGGCACGACCTCCGGGGTGGCGTGGGCGAAGATGTAGACGATGAACTTGCGCACGTTCTCGTAGACCTGCCGGCCCGCCTCGACGGCGCTGACGATGGTGGCGAAGTTGTCGTCGGTCAGCACCATGGTCGCCGCCTCGCGGGCGACGTCGGTCCCCGAACGCCCCATCGCCACGCCGATGTCGGCCCGCCGCAGTGCCGGCGCGTCGTTCACCCCGTCACCGGTCATCGCCACGACCTGGCCCTGGTCCTGCAGGGCGTCGGCGATCCGCAGCTTCGCCTCGGGCGAGCTGCGCGCGAAGATGAGCTCCCGGTGGCGGGCCAGCAGCACGTCCAGGTCCGCCTCGGGCATCCGTTCCAGGTCCCGACCGGTCACGATCGGGGTCCCGGGCCCTCCGATGCCGACCTTGCTGGCGATCTCGCGTGCGGTCAGCCCGTGGTCGCCGGTGACCACGATCAGGCGCATTCCCGCCGCGTGGCACCGCGCCACGGCCTCGCGCACCTCAGGTCGCGGCGGGTCCTCCAGTGCCACGAGGCCCAGCAAGGTGAGGCCGTCCTCGGCGGCGGACCTGGTCAGGCGGGCCAGCTCGTCACGGGCCAGCGCGCGATCGGCGACGGCCAGCACGCGCAGCCCCTCGCGCGCCCAGGTGGCGACGAGCTCGTCGAGCATCGCCCGCGTCGGCGCGTCAAGCGGCTGCTCGGCTCCGTCGCAAGCCACCGAGGTGCACCGGGGGAGGACCTCCTCGGGCGCCCCCTTGACCCGCGCCACGGCGCCGTCCCCGGACCGGTCCACCGACGTCATCCGGCGCAGCTGGGGGTCGAAGTGGAACTGCAGGAGCCGGTCGGTGTGCCCGGCGGGGAAAGCCACGTCGACGGCGTCGGCCAGGTGCAGCAGGGCCAGCTCGGTGGAGTCCCCAGCCTCGGAGTCGGCCCGCGTCGGGTCCCAGCTGGCGTTGTTGCACGACACCCCCGCCTGCACCATCCGTGCCAGTGGGCCGCTGACCGGAGACCGGACGGAGGCCACCGCAACCTCGCCCTGCGTGGTCCAGCAGCGCACGACCCGCATCCGGTTGAGGGTCAACGTCCCGGTCTTGTCGGTGCAGATCACGCTGGTCGACCCCAGTGTCTCCACCGCGGAGATCCGCTTGACGAGGGCGCCGCGCCGGGCCAGGGCCCGCACCCCGACGGCCAGTGCCAGGGTGATGGTCGGCAGCAGGCCCTCCGGGACGTTCGCCACGAGCAGGCCGATGGCGAAGTTAACGGTCTGGCCGAGGGACAGCCCGGCGAACACCGTGCCCAGCGGGATGAACGCCACCCCGATGACCACCGCGACCACGGCGATCAGCCGCGCCACGTGCCTGACCTGTCGCTCGAGGGGGCTCTCCTCGTGCTCCACTCGCTGGGACAGCGCCGCGATCCGACCGAGCTCGGTGCGCATCCCGGTCGCGAACACCACCGCGGTCGCCTCGCCGCCGGTGCAGCTCGTCCCACTGAACAACAGGTCGTGGGCCTGGAGCAGTGGCCGGTGTCCCGTGGCCGGCAGGGGGGTGCGCAGAACCGGCATGGACTCGCCGGTGAGCATCGAGATGTCGACCTCGACCGACCCCGTGAGCAGGCGCGCGTCCGCCGAGACGCGGTCACCCTCGCTGAGCACAAGGACGTCGCCGGGGACGAGCATCCGGGCGTCCAGCAGGCGGGTGACCCCGTCGCGTATCGCGCGTGCCTGGGGAGGCAGGTACGCCGACAGGGCCTCGACCGCCTTCTCGGCCTGTCGCTCCTGGGCGAAGGCGAACACGGCGTTGAGCAGGATGACCGCCACGATCGCCACCGACAGCGCCGGTGTGCCGCTGACCTCCGCGAGCAGGGCCGCGACCCACAACAGCAGCGCCAACGGGTGCACGAGCTGGTCGACCAGCTGGCGGGGCCACTGGGTGCCACCACGTCGCACCAGCTCGTTGGGGCCGCCCGCCTGCAGCCGGCGGGCGGCCTCGCGGTCCGAGAGTCCCTCGCGACGGGTGCGCAGGTCGCGCAGCAGGCGTTCCAGCGACTCCTGCGGGTCCACCGAGCTGTCCGGGGTGTGCGCGAGGGGATCGACGGACTGGTCCACGACACCTCCTGCACCCGACGACCTGCCCATTAGCCGTCGGGACCCCGGCCCCCGCAAGAGGCGAACGACCCCGGCGGACCGCTCGTCCAGCCAATCCTCAGGTTCGGCCCAGCCACCACGAAGCACGGCGTGGTGTGGTGGGATCAGCCCGACCAGGGAACCCCAGTCCGCCGGAGGACCGCGTGCTTCGCCAGCTGCTCGACCGCCTCGTGCCGAACGGGTCCGGCGCGCGTCCACCCGCCGCGTGCCTCGACTGCCGAAGCGGCATCCACGAGGGGTGCGCCGGCTGGTGTGCCTGCGAGGTCTCGGGCCACGGCGCCCAGACGCCGGCCGAGCCCGGCGCCGAGGTGGCGCGCGAGCGAGCCTGACCGCGCCCGGCCGCAGCTGCGCCCAGGACGCCGCGCCCGGGGCCGGCGTGGACGCCGGCCACCGCGGCTCAGCCGGGGAACAGCGTGGCGTCCGCCGCCGCGGCGTACTCGTGCGCCAGCGGCCGGCCGCCTTCGGGGGCTGGGGCGAGGTCCACCACCACCCGGCAGCCCGGGTCCCCGACGGCGATGCGCTCCTCGAGCAGCACCGCCACGCCGTGGTCGCTGTTGCGGGCGGCGATCCCGCCGAACACGCTGGAGGTCATCCGGCACAGGGAAGGGGCGCGCTGGACCACGTCCCCGAACGGACAGCGGGTGTTGCCCAGCACGATGCGGTGCTCGGTGGCCTCGATGACGTAGAAGCCGCCGTCGATGGCGTGCTTCAGCCGGACGTAGCAGTCGGCCATCTGCTCCGGCGTCAGGCGCCCGACGATGGCCTCGGCGGCGCGGAACTCCTCCTCCATCTGCCCGCCGATGTCGGCACCGACCTGGGCGACGGCCGCCGCGGCGGCGTCGGGGCCCTGCTGCGTCTCCACCGTCCGGGCCAGCTGGACGACCAGGGCGCGCAGGAACGACTCCTTGCCGAAGCCGCCTCCCGGCAGCGCCTCGTCCAGCTCCGGGAGTGCGCCGAAGGTGCGCAGCGGAGGGTCGTGGCTTACCGCGGGGGCCCGGTTGACCGGCAGGGTCACCGACACGGTCATCCCGCCGGCACGGCGCACCTCGGCCGCCAGGCTGGGCGTCACCTGCGAGACGAGGAAGAGCCCGAGCCCCGCCTCGGCCAGGGTCGCGGACCCGGCCCTGGGTGCCAGGGTGACCGGCTGCGCGAGCCGGGCCGGGTCGAAGCCGGGCCCGAGGTCGCGCACGGTGAGCACCGGTTGGGGCTGTGCCCAGGACAGCGAGACCCACACCGGACCGCCGGCGTG is a genomic window containing:
- a CDS encoding cation-translocating P-type ATPase, yielding MDQSVDPLAHTPDSSVDPQESLERLLRDLRTRREGLSDREAARRLQAGGPNELVRRGGTQWPRQLVDQLVHPLALLLWVAALLAEVSGTPALSVAIVAVILLNAVFAFAQERQAEKAVEALSAYLPPQARAIRDGVTRLLDARMLVPGDVLVLSEGDRVSADARLLTGSVEVDISMLTGESMPVLRTPLPATGHRPLLQAHDLLFSGTSCTGGEATAVVFATGMRTELGRIAALSQRVEHEESPLERQVRHVARLIAVVAVVIGVAFIPLGTVFAGLSLGQTVNFAIGLLVANVPEGLLPTITLALAVGVRALARRGALVKRISAVETLGSTSVICTDKTGTLTLNRMRVVRCWTTQGEVAVASVRSPVSGPLARMVQAGVSCNNASWDPTRADSEAGDSTELALLHLADAVDVAFPAGHTDRLLQFHFDPQLRRMTSVDRSGDGAVARVKGAPEEVLPRCTSVACDGAEQPLDAPTRAMLDELVATWAREGLRVLAVADRALARDELARLTRSAAEDGLTLLGLVALEDPPRPEVREAVARCHAAGMRLIVVTGDHGLTAREIASKVGIGGPGTPIVTGRDLERMPEADLDVLLARHRELIFARSSPEAKLRIADALQDQGQVVAMTGDGVNDAPALRRADIGVAMGRSGTDVAREAATMVLTDDNFATIVSAVEAGRQVYENVRKFIVYIFAHATPEVVPFLVYALSGGRIPLPLTVMQILAIDLGTETLPALALGREPAEPGLMDRAPRRRGQNVIDGPMLARAWGLLGGVSAVLVTSVFLVTLLHGGWTLGADVDSGRLHHVWLQATTMTFLGIVACQVGTAVAARTQHSSLRQVGFTSNRLLLWGIAFELAFASAVVAVPALQRVFGTAIPQPWLLLLLLPFPVLVWGVDETWRWWRRRTARMPAALA
- a CDS encoding ATP-binding protein; this translates as MDWFLKADDASAVGELRREVVAYLRRHGEPGSEVEDAELALSEVVGNAVRHAGGPVWVSLSWAQPQPVLTVRDLGPGFDPARLAQPVTLAPRAGSATLAEAGLGLFLVSQVTPSLAAEVRRAGGMTVSVTLPVNRAPAVSHDPPLRTFGALPELDEALPGGGFGKESFLRALVVQLARTVETQQGPDAAAAAVAQVGADIGGQMEEEFRAAEAIVGRLTPEQMADCYVRLKHAIDGGFYVIEATEHRIVLGNTRCPFGDVVQRAPSLCRMTSSVFGGIAARNSDHGVAVLLEERIAVGDPGCRVVVDLAPAPEGGRPLAHEYAAAADATLFPG